ATTTATTATAAATTAAAGTCTAGAGATAGATTTGATTACCTTTTCCACAATTTATTACCTGCAGGAAAGGTGTAAATTTCCTAGGGCTAGATCAATATTGAACCCGACAGCTACCACTGCTGACGAATATCCCAAAATCATGAAAGCTCCCCAGCAGCACCGTAAACCAACTGATACAGAAGCAAAGGTCAAACATGGTGGTGATAAGTTGCATTGCCTGAAGCCAGGAAAATATACCAACAAATCATCAGGTGATGTTTTAGTGCCCTATTCCTAATTTCTAGTAGTATATTACGTTTCTACTGAACTTCAGATCAGACAAATCAACAATTGAAGCAGAAAAGTAGGTGCTCGTTAGCAGCTACATTTGGACTGTAAGAACCACATGTCCCTGTTAAGTTCTTAACCATATCACTTTTCAGGCAATATAGGGGCAAAGTGCAGAAGAGAAGATGGTCAATTGTTTACCGGCAGTAAGATTGCACTGAAGGGTGGTAGCTTTATGGAAGTACCATTTAGCAATTCGACAAACTTATCTGCTCAACCACCAAATTATTCTAAAAAGATGAAGCTTCAGTTTTTCCCAATAGATGAGGCGATTCAAAAGGTTCTACAGCAGGTGATTATCTCAGTTTTTGCAAGAGACTTTGTATAAGTACTGCATATAATGTTCTTTAAGTTCATGTTTCTTGTCTTATGTTCCACCACTTAATTAACAGGAGAAACACAATCCTTACCTGGAGTTGACCTTGGCTCCTCGAAAGAAGATGTCCTCAATTGTGCAACATCTGAACACAAAATGGGGCCGTTCTAGCTGCGCAAAAGGCGAGCTCATGCTCTTCCCATATGGTGCTAGGCCAGATAGCTTAGTTGGCAGTGAAAAATGGACTGTTAATGATTCTTGCACTGCTGCTGATGTTTATGTTGCTGTTGGCAGCCCTTCAACATTTCGCTTAAGGTTTGATTTCTTACCGAGAAATGGTTATCTTCGTCGTAATAATATATCTATGGAGGATGATTGTGTGCGTGTGTGCATgcgggtgcgtgtgtgtgtgtctttTGTTTAATTCTCTCTACATTAATGTAAGGTACTTTTAGATGATCATGATTTTGTATTTATTagcatgtcataaaagaaattAGCAATGATGGTTCAGAGTTGGAGTCTCGTCATGTCAAACAGCATGATATGAAAATCAAGCGAGCACAAAAAATTTCAACTAATTATCGTTTTGTTTACTTTAGGTATGGATGGTTTGAGCATAATTTGAAGCAACAGAGCAGCGAAGAATCTTTGGCACCCGTGCACTCTGCAGAAAAGACCATCGGTGACAAACCTTCAGATCATTTTGTGTTTCCAAACAAACCTTCAGATCCTTTTGAGTTTCCAAACAAACCTTTAGATCCTTTTGAGTTTCCAAACAAACCTTCAGATCCTTTTGAGTTTCCAAGCAAACATTCAGATCCTTTTGAGTTTCCAAGTAAATTTACCAGTCCATCCGATGTGTGTAACACAGAACAGACTGTGGTGGTGAGTATGCAATTTCATTTGATTTACAACAATGTTGTCATTTGTACTTGAGACTTAATCCTCTTTGTATGTTTCCAAAATTAGGATAACCAAAGCAAAGTGACGCCTCTCTCATGGATAGACTGCATATCCAATATCAGTTTCGGAGCACTCTTATCACAGGCTGTACCCTCTCAAGACAGTAAACAACCGCCTTTGCAAAGTAGCTCGATTCTCCAGCAGATTCCTGCTACGTGCGATTCATTTGATGCTGCTATTGCCTCCTTGATTGCTCACCAGCAAACAAGTAACCAACCGAAGGTCTCAAATCCATCTGTTTGGGATGCAGAAGAAACTTGTCATGCATTTCCCCGGAATCAAACTTCAGCTAGGATGTTCTCTTCAGCTCATGGCAACAGTAGTGCTATTACCTCGTCTATCCTGGGTGCAATTCCTGAGTCTGATACAGATGGCAACCAGGTAGCTGTTATTCCCTTGCTCTTGTAATGTTCTGTCTTCCAAACACAGTATGTGTTGCTTAATAGCCTTTTCTTGCTGCAGCGTTGTTCTACTGAAGGCAGGAAAAAGGAATCAACCCCTCAGATACAAGGCTTGGGCAATAATGATAATGTGAAGCCAGATGTGCCAATGGTATCATTTAGGGCCTCTTAACAAACATTGATATCTTTGAGATGCTTTGTTTTGCTTTCTTGTCCAATTGCTGATTGGATTCTTATATATGCTTACCTGCTCGCTTTCAGCCTGAATCCACCGGTGAGCCAGAGCTCGGGGCATTTGACTCTAGGCTTTTGAGTGGAACCGACAGTTTAGGTCTAAGCGGCTTGCTAGCAAACAGCTTGGATGCATTTCCGAAGTTCACTGTTTCGTAAGGCTCAGAAATTTACATCGAAGACCTGAAGTTATAGATCCTGTAAAGATCACCATTTGGTTTCTTGCTTCAAGAACTGATTACTTTTGGGCTTACTGAAGCTGGTCGTGTAGATAATCTGTTAACGGCCCATCTTAGTCGCATAAACTTATTTCTTACTGATCGCTCGCTACTTGCGCGAATTCTGTATTTTCAAAACTGTCCATAATCTGCTCGGCTGCTTACCATTTTCTATGCATCGTGTATTTTGTCAAATGTTTTACGAACAGACATTCTCTTTGAAACTTTGGACTTGAATATCTGTATGTAAAACCGGAGTGGGCTTACTTGTGAATGGCTTACTGAAATTGACCAATTTTCTTCACCGTTACATTGCTTTGAAGTTGATTGTGCTTGTGCTTTTGTCATGAAAGAAAGAAACAGCTGGTTGAGAAGTTCAGTGGTATGTTGCTAAATGACAATATCAATTTTGTGTCATCACTCTGTCCATGTTTTCTTAGACCTCACATGTTGTCCTTTACTACAAGATACAAGAGGTTGAGAAAAAGGCATATCACGATGGCCTAGAAGCACAAGTTGCAAATGACGCCGTTTCCAGAGACAAAGAGAAGGGGTCTGAAGATTAC
The Aegilops tauschii subsp. strangulata cultivar AL8/78 chromosome 3, Aet v6.0, whole genome shotgun sequence genome window above contains:
- the LOC109776313 gene encoding TSL-kinase interacting protein 1 encodes the protein MKAPQQHRKPTDTEAKVKHGGDKLHCLKPGKYTNKSSGNIGAKCRREDGQLFTGSKIALKGGSFMEVPFSNSTNLSAQPPNYSKKMKLQFFPIDEAIQKVLQQEKHNPYLELTLAPRKKMSSIVQHLNTKWGRSSCAKGELMLFPYGARPDSLVGSEKWTVNDSCTAADVYVAVGSPSTFRLRYGWFEHNLKQQSSEESLAPVHSAEKTIGDKPSDHFVFPNKPSDPFEFPNKPLDPFEFPNKPSDPFEFPSKHSDPFEFPSKFTSPSDVCNTEQTVVDNQSKVTPLSWIDCISNISFGALLSQAVPSQDSKQPPLQSSSILQQIPATCDSFDAAIASLIAHQQTSNQPKVSNPSVWDAEETCHAFPRNQTSARMFSSAHGNSSAITSSILGAIPESDTDGNQRCSTEGRKKESTPQIQGLGNNDNVKPDVPMPESTGEPELGAFDSRLLSGTDSLGLSGLLANSLDAFPKFTVS